In Liquorilactobacillus nagelii DSM 13675, the following proteins share a genomic window:
- a CDS encoding PTS system mannose/fructose/N-acetylgalactosamine-transporter subunit IIB has product MSMDIRLLRIDSRLLHGQVTTNWAKVTKVNRILVVSDEAAHNNIRRTLMFQAAPPGIRVNVMPVSKMLSIYRDPRFDFFQVLVLVERPVDAQRLIAGGLKVSKVNIGALSFDSSRIMVTDTIAVNQDDVLAFKWMHQHDIQLDVRKVSGDNSKNLWKYLKDKKLV; this is encoded by the coding sequence ATGTCAATGGATATTCGCCTATTGCGAATTGATAGTCGTTTACTGCATGGTCAGGTTACTACTAACTGGGCAAAGGTAACTAAAGTTAATCGGATTTTAGTTGTTTCGGATGAAGCTGCTCACAATAACATTAGGCGAACATTGATGTTTCAAGCAGCACCTCCCGGGATTCGAGTAAATGTTATGCCAGTATCTAAGATGCTTAGCATCTATCGCGATCCGCGCTTTGATTTCTTTCAAGTACTTGTTTTAGTGGAACGACCAGTTGATGCGCAGCGTTTAATTGCTGGAGGACTTAAAGTTTCGAAGGTTAACATTGGAGCTTTAAGTTTTGATAGTAGTCGGATAATGGTAACGGATACAATTGCTGTTAATCAAGATGATGTCCTAGCTTTTAAATGGATGCACCAGCATGATATTCAATTAGATGTTCGCAAAGTCTCTGGAGATAATTCTAAGAATTTGTGGAAATATTTGAAAGATAAAAAGTTAGTCTAG
- a CDS encoding mannose/fructose/sorbose PTS transporter subunit IIA, producing MVGIILASHGGFAEGIYQSGSMIFGDQENVAAVTLMPNEGPDDVRAKMEKAIASFDNQDQVLFLIDLWGGTPFNQANNLLEAHKDKWAIVAGMNLPMVIEAYASRLSMESAHEIAAHIIATAKDGVKVKPEALQPKTQAATKVAKGPRGRLAPGTVVGDGKIKYVLARIDSRLLHGQVATAWTKTTQPTRIIVVSDNVAKDELRKKLIVQAAPPDVKANVIPIDKLIEIAKDPRFGNTKALLLFENPEDALRAIEGGVDIKELNIGSMAHSVGKVVVNKVLSMSPEDVETFEKLKGKGISFDVRKVPNDSHGNMDELIKKAKSELAAVQN from the coding sequence ATGGTAGGAATTATCCTAGCAAGTCATGGTGGCTTTGCTGAAGGCATTTACCAATCCGGATCAATGATTTTCGGCGACCAGGAAAATGTTGCAGCAGTTACCTTGATGCCAAATGAAGGCCCAGATGATGTCAGAGCTAAAATGGAAAAAGCGATTGCATCATTTGATAATCAAGATCAGGTTTTGTTCTTAATTGACCTTTGGGGCGGAACACCGTTCAATCAAGCCAATAATTTATTAGAAGCACACAAAGATAAGTGGGCAATTGTAGCAGGAATGAATTTGCCAATGGTGATTGAAGCTTATGCCTCAAGATTATCGATGGAATCAGCTCACGAAATTGCTGCTCATATTATTGCAACAGCCAAAGATGGAGTTAAAGTCAAACCTGAGGCGCTGCAGCCAAAAACTCAAGCAGCTACTAAGGTAGCTAAAGGACCGCGTGGCCGATTAGCACCAGGAACAGTTGTTGGTGATGGCAAGATTAAGTATGTTTTGGCACGAATTGATTCTCGTTTGTTACACGGACAGGTTGCAACAGCTTGGACAAAGACGACTCAGCCGACGCGAATTATTGTCGTTTCTGATAATGTTGCTAAAGATGAATTACGTAAAAAATTGATTGTTCAAGCAGCTCCCCCAGATGTTAAAGCCAATGTTATTCCAATTGATAAGTTGATTGAAATTGCAAAAGATCCACGATTTGGCAATACTAAAGCTTTATTGTTGTTTGAAAATCCAGAAGATGCTTTACGGGCAATTGAAGGTGGAGTTGATATTAAAGAATTAAATATCGGTTCAATGGCACATTCAGTTGGCAAAGTTGTTGTTAATAAGGTTTTATCGATGAGTCCTGAAGATGTGGAGACATTTGAAAAATTGAAGGGAAAAGGCATTAGTTTTGATGTCCGCAAGGTTCCAAATGATTCACATGGCAATATGGATGAATTAATTAAAAAAGCAAAGTCTGAATTGGCAGCAGTTCAAAATTAA